In candidate division WOR-3 bacterium, a single window of DNA contains:
- the cutA gene encoding divalent-cation tolerance protein CutA: protein MRKGFIIVYTTVGKRKDAEMIARKLLKRRYIACANIFPMGANYWWQGKIEKVKEFGLFLKTKKENYKIVERELKRIHPYELPCILSWRIERGEKNYLNWLKESVEFKEEI, encoded by the coding sequence ATGAGGAAAGGGTTTATTATCGTCTACACCACAGTGGGCAAAAGAAAGGATGCGGAAATGATTGCCCGAAAACTATTAAAGAGACGCTATATCGCCTGTGCCAATATCTTTCCGATGGGAGCAAATTATTGGTGGCAGGGGAAGATAGAAAAGGTAAAAGAGTTTGGGTTATTTTTGAAGACGAAGAAAGAGAATTATAAGATAGTTGAGCGGGAGTTAAAAAGGATTCATCCTTATGAACTCCCTTGTATTCTCTCCTGGCGGATTGAAAGGGGGGAGAAGAATTACTTAAACTGGCTTAAAGAGAGTGTTGAATTTAAGGAGGAGATATGA